From one Triticum urartu cultivar G1812 chromosome 3, Tu2.1, whole genome shotgun sequence genomic stretch:
- the LOC125545888 gene encoding uncharacterized protein LOC125545888, with protein MPPPPPPPSMDELRRPPEFDHMFTDEAWASMTQDTRRRIVDISCRVVEEPTQEERRMHQLIAGAGGPCSVSTDAAAVAEVLDFADRHHREAEREDWEAVLQGRHYADECADDDEDGKTMTKTPMAQTVDTRPPNQTLSRDIQKSKAFLWTRYHQLHLLHRPSPARPGPMRYASCEFGGDDRCPHNPVPMLQFLDVMVELYTKSYCFVKFLRENMVQSNNIEVYGVIAVRDHLDFSRNYIFHCSRENAQAVDPKGGYLCLRNPARGILAASCLIEIDIKAKAKVAAEDLTIVSGCLKASEQFDPWRLNHVDDINGKITLETCVVPRGMEATIDLDFVEVPADGFLVRMRGNTVLSQGSYSFIDEHCRDTVGFIPSSGKHIQKFVAAVNLGDTLRIDFMEEGQDALSFVASKHGEEEQTYRFSNGALVSVRVVWSTILSVDDYEE; from the exons atgccgccgccgccgccgccgccgtcaatGGATGAGCTGCGTCGGCCGCCCGAGTTCGACCACATGTTCACGGACGAGGCGTGGGCCAGCATGACCCAGGACACgcggcgccggatcgtcgacatCTCGTGCCGGGTGGTAGAGGAGCCCACCCAAGAGGAACGCCGCATGCATCAACTCATCGCCGGCGCCGGCGGGCCCTGCAGCGTCTCCACCGATGCCGCTGCCGTCGCTGAGGTACTGGATTTCGCGGACAGACATCACCGGGAGGCGGAGCGAGAGGACTGGGAGGCGGTGCTGCAAGGGCGGCATTACGCCGACGAATGCGCAGATGACGATGAGGACGGCAAGACCATGACGAAGACGCCGATGGCGCAGACCGTCGACACCCGGCCGCCGAACCAAACATTGTCCAGGGATATACAGAAATCAAAGGCTTTTCTCTGGACTAGATACCACCAGCTACACCTCCTACACCGACCCTCACCAG CTCGGCCGGGTCCGATGAGATACGCTTCGTGTGAATTTGGTGGTGATGACAGATGCCCACACAATCCTGTCCCTATGCTACAGTTCCTCGATGTTATGGTCGAGCTGTATACGAAATCTTACTGTTTCGTCAAGTTTTTGCGTGAGAATATGGTACAATCGAATAATATCGAGGTCTATGGCGTGATCGCAGTAAGGGATCACCTGGATTTCTCGCGCAACTACATTTTCCATTGCTCTAGAGAGAATGCACAAGCAGTTGACCCA AAAGGTGGCTATTTATGCCTGAGGAATCCTGCAAGAGGAATACTCGCAGCATCCTGCTTGATCGAAATTGATATAAAGGCCAAGGCCAAGGTGGCTGCTGAAGACTTGACTATTGTCTCCGGTTGCCTGAAAGCATCTGAACAGTTTGACCCGTGGAGACTGAACCATGTCGATGATATCAACGGCAAGATTACACTGGAAACATGTGTTGTTCCTAGAGGCATGGAGGCTACTATAGACCTGGATTTTGTGGAGGTGCCTGCAGATGGCTTTCTTGTGCGCATGCGTGGCAACACTGTCCTTTCCCAAGGCTCCTACTCCTTCATCGATGAGCACTGCCGTGACACAGTTGGTTTTATACCATCCAGCGGGAAGCACATTCAAAAGTTCGTTGCAGCCGTGAATCTAGGCGACACGCTGCGTATAGACTTCATGGAGGAGGGCCAAGACGCGCTTTCGTTTGTGGCGTCCAAGCATGGCGAAGAGGAGCAGACGTATCGGTTTAGCAATGGAGCGTTGGTCTCGGTGCGAGTTGTGTGGTCAACTATATTAAGTGTAGACGACTATGAAGAATGA